The following coding sequences lie in one Planctomycetota bacterium genomic window:
- a CDS encoding cytochrome c3 family protein, with protein MSKTTGQSDASQSGSMAYASGRSGRFVFPRWANFLLPVMIVAVGGGALYAPTFAGLALHPDTLNIGYQPEQPVHYSHALHVGQLGMDCKYCHTTVEKAAFAAVPPTQTCMNCHSNVATAEPTLNKVRESWATGEPIEWIKIHDLADYSYFNHSAHVNAGVGCYSCHGRVDQMEVVYQAQPLNMGWCLQCHREPEKFLRPREQVTSMTYHLGQGENDLQLKPEDEGSLEKAQLRVGLELKALYNIKDEAYMQACSTCHR; from the coding sequence ATGAGCAAGACGACGGGACAATCCGACGCCTCACAGAGCGGCTCGATGGCCTACGCCTCAGGACGGTCGGGCCGCTTCGTGTTTCCACGGTGGGCCAACTTCCTGCTGCCGGTGATGATCGTCGCCGTCGGCGGCGGTGCCCTGTATGCCCCGACTTTCGCCGGCCTGGCACTGCATCCGGACACGCTCAACATCGGCTACCAGCCCGAGCAGCCAGTCCACTACAGCCACGCGCTCCACGTGGGCCAGCTTGGCATGGACTGCAAGTACTGCCACACGACGGTCGAAAAAGCCGCATTTGCCGCAGTTCCGCCGACGCAGACGTGCATGAACTGCCACAGCAACGTCGCCACAGCCGAGCCGACGTTGAACAAGGTTCGCGAAAGCTGGGCGACGGGCGAGCCGATCGAATGGATCAAGATCCACGACCTGGCCGACTACAGCTATTTCAACCACTCCGCCCACGTGAATGCCGGCGTTGGTTGCTACTCGTGCCACGGACGCGTCGACCAGATGGAGGTCGTCTACCAGGCGCAGCCGCTCAACATGGGTTGGTGTCTCCAGTGCCACCGCGAACCGGAGAAGTTCCTCCGTCCGCGCGAACAGGTCACGAGCATGACCTACCACCTCGGCCAGGGTGAGAACGACCTGCAGCTCAAGCCTGAGGATGAAGGTTCGTTGGAAAAGGCCCAGCTTCGCGTCGGCCTGGAGCTCAAGGCCCTCTACAACATCAAGGACGAGGCGTACATGCAGGCGTGCAGCACCTGCCACCGATGA
- the nrfD gene encoding NrfD/PsrC family molybdoenzyme membrane anchor subunit, whose protein sequence is MATIDTSTELERLGRRGLFEERDPRDDTVTLPPEPKPQTFRERNVEIDNTGDVPGERAPLVLNHKTFRDVTDTVVDFNLKAPDIPWLILFLTAGGVATMFLGGSVLYLLLTGPGVWGNNNTVVWGWPIVNFVFWVGIGHAGTLISAILFLLRQNWRTSINRFAEAMTIFAVACAGIYPGLHVGRPWLAFWLFPYPNQMAMWPQFRSPLLWDVFAVSTYASVSTLFWYVGMVPDLATLRDRCRNRIGQAIYGVLSLGWTGSSRHWWRFEKMYLLLAALATPLVLSVHSVVSFDFAVSQLPGWHTTIFPPYFVAGAVFGGFAMVLTLAIPAREWFGLKGLITLRHIDNMCKIMLATGLIVSYAYAVEFFIAWYSGVVYEQFVFMNRPLGNFSWAFWTMFSCNVFFPNLLWFPKLRKNLVVVMFCAMCANIGMWFERFVIIITSLTRDFIPSSWADFTPTYIDMAMFFGTFGLFFANMLMFIKFGPIIAMAEVKTVMPQAHVGHGKHDEVQSESTEAPAPATATN, encoded by the coding sequence ATGGCGACGATCGACACCAGCACAGAACTCGAACGCCTCGGGCGTCGCGGCCTCTTCGAGGAGCGCGACCCGCGTGACGACACCGTCACGCTTCCGCCTGAGCCCAAGCCGCAGACGTTCCGCGAGCGCAACGTCGAGATTGACAACACCGGCGACGTCCCCGGCGAACGGGCACCGCTGGTCCTGAACCACAAGACGTTTCGCGACGTCACCGACACCGTCGTCGACTTCAACCTGAAGGCCCCGGACATTCCGTGGCTGATCCTGTTCTTGACGGCGGGCGGCGTGGCGACCATGTTCCTCGGCGGGAGCGTGCTCTACCTCCTGCTCACCGGGCCAGGCGTCTGGGGCAACAACAACACGGTCGTCTGGGGCTGGCCGATCGTGAACTTCGTCTTCTGGGTCGGCATCGGCCACGCTGGAACGCTCATCTCGGCCATTCTTTTTCTGCTGCGGCAGAACTGGCGGACGAGCATCAACCGATTCGCCGAGGCGATGACCATCTTTGCCGTCGCTTGCGCGGGCATTTACCCCGGCCTACACGTGGGTCGCCCTTGGCTGGCGTTCTGGCTCTTCCCGTACCCGAACCAGATGGCCATGTGGCCTCAGTTCCGGTCGCCGCTCTTGTGGGACGTCTTTGCCGTCTCGACCTACGCCTCGGTTTCGACGCTCTTCTGGTACGTCGGCATGGTGCCGGACCTTGCGACGCTGCGTGACCGCTGCCGAAATCGCATCGGCCAGGCGATCTACGGCGTGTTGAGCCTCGGCTGGACCGGCTCAAGTCGCCACTGGTGGCGCTTCGAGAAGATGTACCTGCTTCTCGCCGCCCTTGCGACGCCGCTGGTGCTTTCGGTGCACTCGGTCGTGTCGTTCGACTTTGCCGTGTCGCAGCTTCCCGGCTGGCACACGACGATCTTCCCGCCCTACTTCGTCGCCGGTGCCGTGTTCGGCGGCTTCGCGATGGTGCTGACGCTGGCGATCCCGGCACGCGAGTGGTTCGGGCTCAAGGGCCTGATCACGCTGCGCCACATCGACAACATGTGTAAGATCATGCTGGCGACGGGTCTGATCGTCAGCTACGCGTACGCGGTCGAGTTCTTCATCGCTTGGTACTCAGGCGTCGTGTACGAACAGTTCGTCTTCATGAACCGCCCGCTGGGCAACTTCAGCTGGGCGTTCTGGACGATGTTCAGCTGCAACGTCTTCTTCCCGAATCTGCTCTGGTTCCCGAAGCTGCGCAAGAACCTTGTCGTCGTGATGTTCTGCGCGATGTGTGCCAACATCGGCATGTGGTTCGAGCGATTCGTGATCATCATCACGAGCCTCACCCGCGACTTCATCCCGAGCAGCTGGGCCGACTTCACGCCGACCTACATCGACATGGCGATGTTCTTCGGCACGTTCGGGTTGTTCTTTGCGAACATGCTGATGTTCATCAAGTTCGGCCCGATCATCGCGATGGCCGAGGTCAAAACGGTCATGCCACAAGCCCACGTCGGCCACGGCAAGCACGACGAAGTTCAGTCGGAATCGACCGAAGCCCCCGCCCCAGCGACCGCAACCAACTGA
- a CDS encoding DUF3341 domain-containing protein: MTAAYTTLPNDLRVPEIAVEDDRPVLAGVLAEYEDVDSVYAAAEKVRDSGYTRWDVHSPFPIHGIEKAMNLRPTILPWICLGGGLAGLFGGLFLCVWTMSTSYSFAGGLQGYEYLISGKPMWSLPQFIPVIFETTILLAAFSAGLGMIALNALPMLYNPLLRSERFRRVTDDRFFIVIDASDPKFDVTETEQLLRDTGTTAVERVVD, from the coding sequence GTGACCGCCGCTTACACCACGCTGCCCAACGACCTTCGGGTACCAGAGATCGCCGTCGAGGACGATCGACCGGTGCTGGCTGGTGTGCTGGCGGAGTATGAGGACGTCGACAGCGTCTACGCCGCTGCAGAGAAGGTTCGGGACTCCGGCTACACGCGGTGGGACGTCCACTCGCCCTTCCCGATCCACGGCATTGAGAAGGCAATGAACCTTCGGCCGACGATTCTGCCCTGGATCTGCCTCGGCGGCGGTCTGGCGGGTCTGTTCGGCGGACTGTTCCTGTGCGTCTGGACGATGTCGACCAGCTACAGCTTTGCTGGCGGATTGCAGGGGTACGAGTACCTCATCAGCGGCAAGCCGATGTGGTCGCTGCCGCAGTTCATTCCCGTCATCTTCGAAACAACGATTCTGCTCGCCGCCTTCTCGGCAGGGCTCGGCATGATCGCTCTGAACGCGCTGCCGATGCTGTACAACCCGCTGCTCCGCAGCGAGCGGTTCCGCCGGGTGACCGACGACCGGTTCTTCATCGTCATCGACGCGTCGGACCCCAAGTTCGACGTCACCGAGACCGAGCAACTGCTCCGCGACACCGGCACGACCGCCGTCGAGCGCGTTGTGGACTAG
- a CDS encoding cytochrome c produces MPANDAIKKQVDDAVAANSPATLMAVRGLARFNNVPTWLVYMVVITIVASWIPLAWAVREKFTRSPLPRVHLLQGMDNQAKFKAQSQNVFFENDMATRPPVPGTVKRGNLDDDRMLVSGFEMRDGEVIWADSIPVEVTPELMAKGKELWARYCYLCHGYDGYGNGPIHVRAAANTNKNPLWVQPSSIHDAVRMSREDGHLYNTINIGIRNMAGYGHAIPDPVDRWAIVAYMRALQTSQNAPAELWPEDTSDIPVQPTLVSGRAMVIVVDAEEADTEAEADTPADEAQQD; encoded by the coding sequence ATGCCCGCGAACGACGCCATCAAGAAGCAGGTCGACGACGCCGTCGCCGCCAACAGTCCGGCGACGCTGATGGCGGTGCGTGGGCTGGCGCGGTTTAACAACGTGCCGACGTGGCTGGTCTACATGGTGGTCATCACGATCGTCGCCAGCTGGATTCCGCTGGCCTGGGCGGTTCGCGAGAAGTTCACACGGAGCCCGTTGCCACGCGTCCACCTTCTCCAGGGCATGGACAACCAAGCCAAGTTCAAAGCGCAGAGCCAGAACGTCTTCTTTGAGAACGACATGGCCACGCGTCCGCCAGTGCCGGGCACGGTGAAGCGTGGCAACCTCGATGACGACCGCATGCTCGTCAGCGGCTTCGAAATGCGGGACGGCGAGGTCATCTGGGCCGACTCGATCCCGGTCGAAGTGACGCCCGAGCTCATGGCCAAGGGCAAGGAACTTTGGGCACGCTACTGCTACCTCTGCCACGGGTACGACGGATACGGCAACGGCCCGATTCACGTCCGAGCCGCCGCGAATACGAACAAGAACCCTCTCTGGGTCCAGCCGTCCAGCATCCACGACGCGGTCCGCATGAGTCGGGAAGACGGGCACCTGTACAACACGATCAACATCGGCATCCGCAACATGGCCGGCTACGGCCATGCGATTCCGGACCCGGTCGATCGCTGGGCGATCGTCGCGTACATGCGTGCTTTGCAGACCAGCCAGAACGCCCCAGCCGAGCTGTGGCCCGAGGACACCAGCGACATCCCGGTCCAGCCGACGCTGGTGAGCGGCCGCGCGATGGTGATCGTCGTCGACGCCGAAGAAGCCGACACCGAAGCCGAGGCTGACACGCCGGCTGACGAAGCCCAGCAGGACTGA
- a CDS encoding TAT-variant-translocated molybdopterin oxidoreductase: protein MTASADHPAIRPEQTGRTYWQSFEHLAESPEVAESLEKEFADYTPDDITAAPTRRKFLKYAAAGMSLAGIGLSGCRRWPTEVIAPYAHAVNDHIPGVPEYYASSWEVDGVGAGLIVESFDGRPIKVEGNALHPSNLSRNRNSGACDTTAVAQTLSLYDPERARGYVDRRGQAPVTLPADAFEGAILPQLREALATGRLAVLTQSTASPTYTRLLAELPEGAHYAWAPLATDHVAKATALAFGRPLRAVYELDEAMIVVGFDDDYIGQHPAHVKHEAAWARLRVSADDEAKPRMSRTYHVDCQHSLTGANADVRLPLKPSRLRRVLEALAYEVGVTGVALPETLTDRESEFVKKAAKDLKANTGNSLVAVGAHLPPGLQVLGFRINEQLGNLGRALTFVEDPTVTGGSIQDLASRIDAGEIDAIVTLGGNPAYDAPADLDFAGKLASVPLSVHLSDYVDETARVSDIHVARAHFLEAWGDTRGWEGTVAPQQPLILPLFGGVSEIELLARIQDRPLTEGLALVLETFAGLMDRDLRPATDPDFRKFLHDGILADSTFAKVDVPSPTAAPLEDVVAEADGLEVVFCGSPALHDGRHANNGWLQELPDAMTKLTWDNAVLVNVKDAEKLGIRTNDLVTLTLAERSMVIAVYVMPGQPEGVIALPLGYGRRAGGSLAVTTAAEGGDGGGGFDTYQLRTTAGLDIASGCQLTPTGERYTLAMTQNHHLIDDTGYKGRIKRVGEHGKPGKIIRETTFDKHEKHVKAGNKGIHPAIKYKYGEISLQIFQPPMEYNYPHAWAMSVDMNACTGCSACVVACQAENNIPVVGKESVLNNREMHWLRVDRYFKAEGDTVADKKHDDDPDTVFQPLACVQCENAPCEQVCPVAATVHDTQGINVMIYNRCIGTRYCSNNCPYKVRRFNYLDYHYKRPRGSTLDSTYIGIPDQQQSEIDLVRRMVFNPDVTVRMRGVMEKCNYCQQRIQVATIHAKNTGETIKDGDVRTACQQVCPTDAIVFGNLNDATSRVTIEHQNPRTYGVLDELNVRPRTKYMAKLRNPPAKADKSEGDEHGNDHGGEEHADASTTAKPAPQEVAV, encoded by the coding sequence ATGACCGCTAGCGCCGATCATCCCGCCATCAGGCCCGAGCAGACCGGGCGAACGTACTGGCAGAGCTTTGAGCACCTGGCTGAATCGCCCGAGGTGGCGGAGTCGCTTGAGAAAGAGTTTGCGGACTACACGCCCGACGACATCACCGCCGCCCCGACGCGGCGCAAGTTCCTAAAGTACGCAGCGGCCGGGATGAGCCTGGCGGGCATTGGGTTGTCGGGCTGCCGGCGCTGGCCGACGGAAGTCATCGCTCCCTACGCACACGCGGTCAACGACCACATTCCCGGCGTGCCGGAGTACTACGCGTCGAGCTGGGAAGTCGATGGCGTTGGCGCGGGCTTGATCGTTGAGAGCTTTGATGGAAGGCCGATTAAAGTCGAAGGCAATGCCCTTCATCCATCGAACTTGAGTCGCAATCGCAATTCGGGTGCTTGTGATACGACGGCAGTTGCACAGACGCTCTCGCTTTATGATCCGGAGCGTGCCCGCGGCTATGTCGATCGTCGTGGGCAAGCGCCTGTCACACTTCCTGCCGACGCGTTCGAAGGAGCGATTCTCCCGCAGCTTCGCGAGGCGTTGGCCACGGGTCGACTCGCCGTCCTGACCCAGTCGACCGCGTCGCCGACGTACACGAGACTTCTGGCCGAGTTGCCGGAAGGGGCGCACTACGCCTGGGCACCGCTCGCGACGGATCACGTTGCAAAGGCGACAGCGCTCGCCTTCGGACGGCCGCTGCGTGCGGTGTACGAGCTGGACGAGGCGATGATCGTCGTCGGGTTCGACGACGACTACATCGGGCAGCACCCGGCCCACGTCAAGCACGAGGCCGCCTGGGCCCGCCTGCGTGTCTCGGCCGACGACGAGGCCAAGCCGCGGATGAGCCGCACGTACCACGTCGACTGCCAGCACTCGCTCACCGGAGCCAACGCCGACGTCCGCCTGCCACTCAAGCCGAGTCGACTGCGACGCGTCCTCGAAGCGCTAGCGTACGAGGTCGGGGTCACCGGCGTCGCCTTGCCGGAGACGCTCACCGATCGCGAGTCCGAGTTCGTCAAGAAGGCCGCCAAGGACCTCAAGGCGAACACGGGCAACTCGCTCGTCGCCGTCGGTGCCCACCTTCCGCCCGGCCTTCAGGTGCTCGGCTTCCGCATCAACGAACAGCTCGGCAATCTCGGCCGAGCGCTGACGTTCGTCGAAGATCCAACCGTCACCGGCGGATCGATCCAGGACCTTGCCAGTCGCATCGACGCCGGCGAGATCGACGCGATCGTCACCCTCGGCGGCAACCCGGCGTACGACGCTCCGGCCGACCTCGACTTCGCCGGCAAGTTGGCGAGCGTGCCGCTGAGCGTTCACCTCTCCGACTATGTCGACGAGACGGCCCGCGTCTCTGACATCCACGTCGCTCGTGCTCACTTCCTCGAAGCCTGGGGCGACACGCGTGGCTGGGAAGGCACGGTCGCACCGCAGCAGCCGCTCATCCTTCCGCTGTTCGGCGGCGTTTCGGAAATCGAGCTGTTGGCGCGAATTCAGGATCGACCGCTCACCGAAGGCCTCGCCCTCGTGCTCGAGACGTTCGCCGGGCTGATGGACCGCGATCTTCGGCCGGCGACCGATCCCGACTTCCGCAAGTTCCTCCACGACGGCATCCTCGCCGACTCGACCTTCGCCAAGGTTGACGTCCCGAGTCCGACCGCCGCGCCGCTGGAAGACGTCGTCGCTGAGGCCGACGGGCTGGAGGTCGTCTTCTGCGGTAGTCCCGCACTTCACGACGGCCGACACGCGAACAACGGCTGGCTCCAAGAGCTGCCCGACGCGATGACGAAGCTCACGTGGGACAACGCTGTCCTCGTCAACGTGAAGGATGCGGAGAAGCTCGGAATCAGGACGAACGACCTGGTCACACTGACGCTGGCCGAGCGCTCGATGGTCATCGCGGTCTACGTCATGCCCGGCCAGCCGGAGGGCGTTATCGCCCTGCCGCTCGGCTATGGCCGACGCGCCGGTGGAAGCCTTGCCGTGACGACCGCTGCAGAAGGCGGCGACGGCGGCGGCGGATTCGACACGTACCAGCTCCGCACGACCGCCGGACTCGACATCGCCTCAGGCTGCCAGCTCACTCCTACCGGCGAGCGGTACACGCTGGCGATGACGCAGAATCACCACCTCATCGACGACACCGGCTACAAGGGCCGAATCAAACGCGTCGGCGAGCACGGCAAGCCCGGCAAGATCATCCGCGAGACGACCTTCGACAAGCACGAAAAGCACGTCAAAGCCGGCAACAAGGGCATCCACCCGGCGATCAAGTACAAGTACGGCGAGATCTCGCTGCAGATCTTCCAGCCGCCGATGGAGTACAACTACCCGCACGCGTGGGCCATGTCGGTCGACATGAACGCGTGCACAGGCTGCAGCGCGTGCGTCGTCGCCTGCCAAGCGGAAAACAACATTCCGGTCGTCGGGAAGGAGTCGGTCCTCAACAACCGCGAGATGCACTGGCTGCGCGTTGACCGCTACTTCAAGGCCGAGGGCGACACCGTCGCCGACAAGAAGCACGACGACGACCCCGACACGGTCTTCCAGCCGTTGGCCTGCGTTCAGTGTGAAAACGCACCGTGCGAGCAGGTCTGCCCCGTTGCAGCCACCGTGCACGACACGCAGGGCATCAACGTGATGATCTACAACCGCTGCATCGGCACGCGGTACTGCAGCAACAACTGCCCTTACAAGGTCCGGCGGTTCAACTACCTCGACTACCACTACAAGCGGCCGCGCGGGTCGACGCTCGACTCGACGTACATCGGCATCCCCGACCAGCAGCAGTCAGAGATCGACCTGGTCCGCCGGATGGTCTTCAACCCCGACGTCACCGTCCGAATGCGCGGCGTGATGGAGAAGTGCAACTACTGCCAGCAGCGCATCCAGGTCGCCACCATCCACGCCAAGAACACAGGCGAGACGATCAAGGACGGCGACGTCCGCACGGCTTGCCAGCAGGTCTGCCCCACCGACGCCATCGTCTTTGGCAACCTCAACGACGCGACGTCCAGGGTCACCATCGAGCACCAGAACCCGCGGACGTACGGCGTCCTGGACGAGCTCAACGTCCGGCCACGCACCAAGTACATGGCCAAGCTCCGCAATCCGCCAGCCAAGGCCGACAAGTCGGAGGGCGACGAGCACGGCAATGACCACGGCGGCGAGGAGCACGCAGACGCGTCAACCACCGCGAAGCCCGCACCGCAGGAGGTGGCCGTCTAA